The segment GCCTTTAATCGGGAGATGGACCGGGCCCTGACCACGGCACTGAAAGAAGCGGCTTCGGATGCCGATGTGCGGGCATTGGTGATCACCGGTGCAGGCAAAGCTTTCTGCTCGGGGCAGGATCTGAACGATCGCTCCGATCCCAACATCGGAAGCCTCTCCCTTGGAGAGAGTGTCCGGGAACGGTACAATCCCCTGATCCGAACCATCGCGGAGATGGAAAAGCCGGTGATCGCCTCCGTCAACGGGGTGGCCGCCGGTGCGGGCTGCAGCCTCGCCCTGGCATGCGATATGCGGATCGTATCCGACCGGGCCAAATTTGTCGAGGCTTTTGTCCGCATCGGGCTGGTTCCCGATAGCGGCTCCAGTTGGTTTTTACCGCGTCTGATCGGGTTCGGGCGGGCGATGGAGCTCTTGGTCACCGGCAGGGATGTGGATGCACAGGAGGCAGTGCAGATCGGATTGGCCAACCGGCTGGTTCCCCATGATCGCTTGGCAGGGGAGAGTATCGCCTTTGCCCGCAAGCTGGCACAGGCACCGACCCGGGCGATCGGATGGACCAAGCGCGCGCTCCATCAGGCGATGGATTCCGGTCTGGAGGAAGCTTTGGAGATGGAAGCCCGGTTGCAGGAGCTGGCCGGCAAGACAGAGGATTTTCGGGAAGGAGTTCAGGCCTTCGCGGAAAAGCGGCCCCCCCGGTTTCAAGGAAAATGAACAGAAAGCTGAACTTCCCCGCCTTTGGGCGCATATCCTGATGATAGAGATTGTAATGGAGCCTGTCTTTACTGGGTTACATCCCGAGCGGTCGCTCGATAGGTGACCTTTTCACTTTACAAAGGACAAGGGTGATGGCGATGAAAGTCTTGGGAAGCAATCAACGGACAAGGGAAAAGGAAAACACAACCCGGAGTGAAGAGATGGATCAACAGAGCCGGATGGAAGATGTGTTTAAACTGATGGAAGAAGGGGGTCATCAACAAGTCGTCTTTTGCCGTGATCCCGGGTCGGGGCTGAAGGCGATCATTGCCATTCACGACACCACCATGGGTCCGGCTCTGGGCGGGTGCCGGATGATCCCGTATCCCTCCACGGAGGAGGCATTGAAGGATGTGCTCCGTCTTTCCCGGGGCATGACATATAAATGCGGTCTGGCTGATGTGGATTATGGTGGCGGCAAAGCGGTGGTGATCGGTGACCCGGCCAAGGACAAAAGTCCCGAATTGTTCCGGGCCCTGGGTCGTTTTGTCGGAGGACTGAACGGACGCTTCTTCACCGGCACCGATATGGGAACCACACCGGAGGACTTCGTCCATGCCGCCCGGGAGTCAAAGTCCTTTGCCGGATTGCCGAAAAGCCACGGCGGCAGTGGGAACACCGCCATTCCGACGGCTTTCGGGGTGATGCAGGGTTTCCGGGCCACCGCACGCCATCTGTGGGGAACGGACAGCCTGAAAGGAAGAACCGTCGCCCTTCAGGGGGTGGGCAAGGTGGGAGCCCGGGTGGTGGATCACCTGGTGGAGGAAGGTGCCCGGTGTGTGATCGCTGATGTATCCCCGGAACGGACCGACCGGATCCAGGCACGTCATCCCGGGGTGGCGGTGATGCATGTGGAGGAGATCCACCGGGCGGACTGCGATATTTTTGCCCCTTGTGCCATCGGCGGGGTGATCAATGACGAGACGGTGGAGGAGCTTCGCTGTCAGGCTGTGGTGGGTTCGGCCAACAACCAGCTGGAAGCCGATCGCCACGGGGATCGGCTTCATGAAAAGGGAATCCTGTACGCTCCCGATTATCTGGTCAATGCCGGTGGTCTGATTCAGGTGGCGGATGAGTTGGAGGGTTACAACCATGAGCGGGTGATGGAAAAGACGCGGGGGATCTATGATATGTTGTTGCGCATTTATGAGTTGTCCAGGCGGGAAGATCTGCCCACCTGTCGGGCGGCGGATCGACTGGTCCTGGAACGACTGCAGCGGACGACGGATCTGAAGCGGATCTTTCTCGGTCTGGATCGCCGGTCCTGAGGGGAGGAAGGAAGATGCTGAAGCTGATGGATCGGGTGGACCGGCAATATATCTTGCCTGATGGGAAATTAAGCCCTGAAGGACGGCAAGCGTGGGGGAAGCTGCCCAAGGAGCGGAAGTTGGATTTCCACCGTTGGATGGTTCAGGTTCGCACCTTTGACCGGCGGGCTGTCATTTTGCAACGGCAAGGTCGGATCGGCACCTATGCCCCCCTGGAAGGTCAGGAGGCCGCCCAAGTGGGCAGTGCTTTGGCCCTCTCGCAGGAAGATTGGATCTTTCCCAGCTATCGGGAACACGGAGTGGCCATGATCGCCGGGATGCCGCTGTCACAGATCCTCCTGTATTGGATGGGCCGGGTGGAAGGGAACCTGGCCCCGCCGGGAGTGCGCCTCCTGCCCCCTTATGTCCCCATTGCCACCCAGATGCCCCAGGCGATGGGTGCGGCATGGGCTTCCCGTTTGAAAAGGGAGTCCGCCATTTCTGTCGCCTACTTCGGCGACGGGGCCACATCGGAAGGGGACTTCCACGAAGCTTGCAATTTCGCCGGGGTGTTTCGCCTGCCCGTCATTTTCTTCTGCCAGAACAATCATTACGCCATCAGTGTACCCTTTACCCGGCAATCGGCGGTTCCCACGGTGGCGGAACGGGCAGCCGCCTACAACATCCGGGGGATCCGGGTGGACGGAAATGATGTGCTGGCGGTGTACACGGCGATGGAGGAAGCGGTGACCTGTGCCCGCGACGGGAAGGGTGCCACTCTGATCGAGGCGGTCACCTATCGCAAGGGCTCCCACACCACTGCCGATGATGCCGCCCGCTACCGGGAACCTGCCGAGGTGGGAGAGTGGGTGCGAAACCGGGACCCGATCCCTCGCCTGGAAAAGCTCCTGCAGGCGGAAGGATTGCTGACGGAGGCGGAAATCCGGGAATGGGAAGAGCACTGCGCGGAAAGGGTGGAACAGGCGGTGAAGGAGGCGGAGTCCAGCCCCGCACCGCCGGCGGATCACCTGTTTGCCCATGTATATGAGACACCTCCGCCGGAACTTCGCCGGCAGCAGGCCGAACTGTTGCGGGAGGGGAAAAGGGATGGCTGAAAAAACACTGATCCAGGGGATCAACGATGGGTTGCGGACGGCTTTGGGACAGGATGCCGAAGTGGTGGTTCTGGGAGAGGATGTCGGGAAGAACGGCGGGGTGTTCCGGGCGACGGAAGGGTTGTGGGAAGAGTTTGGTGACGAGCGGGTGATCGACACTCCCCTGGCTGAGGCGGGGATTGTGGGAGCGGCCGTCGGGATGGCGGTGAACGGCCTGCGGCCGGTGGCGGAGATCCAGTTTATGGGGTTCATCTATCCCGCCTTTGAACAGATCGTCACCCACGTTGC is part of the Kroppenstedtia eburnea genome and harbors:
- a CDS encoding amino acid dehydrogenase, producing MKVLGSNQRTREKENTTRSEEMDQQSRMEDVFKLMEEGGHQQVVFCRDPGSGLKAIIAIHDTTMGPALGGCRMIPYPSTEEALKDVLRLSRGMTYKCGLADVDYGGGKAVVIGDPAKDKSPELFRALGRFVGGLNGRFFTGTDMGTTPEDFVHAARESKSFAGLPKSHGGSGNTAIPTAFGVMQGFRATARHLWGTDSLKGRTVALQGVGKVGARVVDHLVEEGARCVIADVSPERTDRIQARHPGVAVMHVEEIHRADCDIFAPCAIGGVINDETVEELRCQAVVGSANNQLEADRHGDRLHEKGILYAPDYLVNAGGLIQVADELEGYNHERVMEKTRGIYDMLLRIYELSRREDLPTCRAADRLVLERLQRTTDLKRIFLGLDRRS
- a CDS encoding enoyl-CoA hydratase-related protein, translated to MKFQGDTITWQLEEGVGVITLNRPEVYNAFNREMDRALTTALKEAASDADVRALVITGAGKAFCSGQDLNDRSDPNIGSLSLGESVRERYNPLIRTIAEMEKPVIASVNGVAAGAGCSLALACDMRIVSDRAKFVEAFVRIGLVPDSGSSWFLPRLIGFGRAMELLVTGRDVDAQEAVQIGLANRLVPHDRLAGESIAFARKLAQAPTRAIGWTKRALHQAMDSGLEEALEMEARLQELAGKTEDFREGVQAFAEKRPPRFQGK
- the pdhA gene encoding pyruvate dehydrogenase (acetyl-transferring) E1 component subunit alpha, producing MLKLMDRVDRQYILPDGKLSPEGRQAWGKLPKERKLDFHRWMVQVRTFDRRAVILQRQGRIGTYAPLEGQEAAQVGSALALSQEDWIFPSYREHGVAMIAGMPLSQILLYWMGRVEGNLAPPGVRLLPPYVPIATQMPQAMGAAWASRLKRESAISVAYFGDGATSEGDFHEACNFAGVFRLPVIFFCQNNHYAISVPFTRQSAVPTVAERAAAYNIRGIRVDGNDVLAVYTAMEEAVTCARDGKGATLIEAVTYRKGSHTTADDAARYREPAEVGEWVRNRDPIPRLEKLLQAEGLLTEAEIREWEEHCAERVEQAVKEAESSPAPPADHLFAHVYETPPPELRRQQAELLREGKRDG